From a single Clupea harengus chromosome 24, Ch_v2.0.2, whole genome shotgun sequence genomic region:
- the LOC105902845 gene encoding GTPase IMAP family member 9-like produces MVLVGKTGAGKSASANTILGREGFESKMSPNAVTKECRLHEVKSGGKTISVTDTLGVYDTDLDDEALRRELESCIYMTVPGPHVFLLVISLGVRYSKEEKDVVQWICDHFGKEALQYAVVLFTHTDGLKNRPLEQYVGESEDLQTLIRDCGDRFHGFNNNDRNPNQVTELLQKIECMVESNRERGKEHYTNDIYKTAQKQIEDARRLKKGKEVAPGVLRCTVQ; encoded by the coding sequence ATGGTGCTGGTGGGGAAGACTGGAGCAGGGAAGAGTGCATCagcaaacaccatcctgggaagaGAAGGCTTTGAATCTAAGATGTCACCTAATGCTGTGACAAAAGAGTGTAGGTTACATGAGGTCAAGTCAGGTGGAAAGACCATCTCAGTTACTGACACTCTGGGTGTGTATGACACAGATTTAGATGATGAGGCTTTGAGGCGTGAGCTGGAAAGCTGTATTTACATGACAGTTCCTGGACCCCATGTGTTCCTGCTAGTGATCAGTCTTGGGGTTAGATACagcaaggaagagaaagatgtaGTGCAGTGGATCTGTGATCATTTTGGGAAGGAAGCTTTACAGTATGCAGTCGTACTCTTCACTCACACTGATGGGCTCAAAAATAGGCCTTTAGAGCAATATGTTGGTGAAAGTGAGGATCTCCAGACACTCATTAGGGACTGTGGGGACAGATTTCATGGTTTTAACAATAATGACAGAAATCCAAATCAGGTCACTGAACTGCTGCAGAAAATTGAATGCATGGtggagagcaatagagagaggggaaaagaacacTATACTAATGACATATACAAGACAGCCCAGAAACAGATTGAAGACGCTAGGAGACTAAAGAAGGGAAAAGAAGTAGCTCCGGGAGTCCTAAGATGCACTGTGCAGTAG
- the LOC116219090 gene encoding GTPase IMAP family member 4-like, whose amino-acid sequence MVLVGKTGSGKSAAGNTILGREGFESEMSPESVTKECRIDQVMSGEKTISVTDTPGVYDTALGEEAFKRKLEECIYLTVPGPHVFLLVISVGVRYSREEEDAVQWICDNFGKEALQYAVVLFTHTDGLKDTPLEQYVGESEDLQTLIRDCGDRFHGFNNNDRNPHQVTELLQKIECMVVGNILRGSEHYTNDMYERAQKQVEEARRLKKAKDAFLGVASGVGVAAAHPGHQQIFHWVSWACGQDSTPLGGDLSDVRVLTQD is encoded by the exons ATGGTGCTGGTGGGGAAGACTGGATCAGGGAAGAGTGcagcaggaaacaccatcctgggaagaGAAGGTTTTGAATCTGAGATGTCACCTGAATCTGTGACGAAAGAGTGTAGAATAGATCAGGTCATGTCAGGGGAAAAGACCATCTCAGTTACTGACACACCGGGTGTGTATGACACAGCATTAGGTGAGGAGGCTTTCAAGCGTAAGTTGGAAGAATGTATTTACCTGACAGTTCCTGGACCCCATGTGTTCCTGCTAGTGATCAGTGTTGGGGTTAGATACAgcagggaagaggaggatgcaGTGCAGTGGATCTGTGATAATTTTGGTAAGGAAGCCTTACAGTACGCAGTCGTACTCTTCACTCACACTGATGGGCTCAAAGATACGCCCTTAGAGCAATATGTTGGTGAAAGTGAGGATCTCCAGACACTCATTAGGGACTGTGGGGACAGATTTCATGGTTTTAACAATAATGACAGAAATCCACATCAGGTCACTGAACTGCTGCAGAAAATTGAATGCATGGTGGTGGGAAACATATTGAGGGGAAGTGAACACTATACCAATGATATGTATGAGAGAGCCCAGAAACAGGTTGAAGAAGCCAGGAGACTAAAGAAGGCTAAAGATGCATTTCTGGGTGTGGCTTCAGGTGTAGGAGTGGCAGCAGCA CACCCTGGGCACCAGCAGATCTTCCACTGGGTTTCATGGGCATGTGGCCAGGACTCCACACCACTAGGGGGCGATCTATCAGATGTTAGAGTGCTGACTCAGGACTGA